The following proteins come from a genomic window of Polycladomyces subterraneus:
- the aspS gene encoding aspartate--tRNA ligase produces the protein MESMHKTHHCGELRKEHVGQEVVLNGWVHKQRDFGGLIFLDLRDRSGLVQVVCNPETSPAAVEIAQKVRSEYVLAVKGKVINRSPETVNPKLETGEIEVQAEEIEILNPAKTPPFVIQDQVDVDEPVRLKYRYLDLRRPVMQQAMILRHRAMQVVRRFLDERGFIEVETPILTKSTPEGARDYLVPSRVHPGEFYALPQSPQLFKQLLMVAGMERYFQIARCFRDEDLRADRQPEFTQIDIEASFLPKEAFLEMMEEMVATLFRETIGVEVERPFPRITYREAMEKYGSDKPDLRFGMELVDLSDIVRNSGFKVFSSTVAAGGQVKAINVKGCAGWSRKEIDSWGETAQQLGAKGLAWLAVKEEGRKGPVAKFLSEDEWDRIREATKTEKGDLLLFVADRPEVVAQVLGELRLKLGKHLNLIDPNVYRFAWITEFPLLEYDEETKRYYAMHHPFTMPVEEDIPLLKTDPGRVRAQAYDMVLNGYEIGGGSQRIHRREVQEAMFEALGLSMEEAREKFGFLLEAFEYGAPPHGGIAFGFDRLVMLLAGRSNLRDCIAFPKTASASCLMTEAPSPVDERQLEELHITVREEATQKAE, from the coding sequence ATGGAAAGCATGCATAAGACGCATCATTGCGGTGAATTGCGAAAAGAACATGTGGGCCAGGAAGTCGTCCTCAACGGTTGGGTTCACAAACAACGCGATTTCGGCGGATTGATCTTCCTCGATCTGCGCGATCGCTCCGGATTGGTACAAGTGGTTTGTAATCCGGAAACCTCGCCCGCCGCTGTGGAAATTGCCCAAAAGGTCCGGAGCGAGTACGTATTGGCGGTCAAGGGAAAAGTGATCAACCGCTCGCCGGAGACGGTCAACCCCAAGCTGGAGACTGGGGAAATCGAGGTGCAGGCCGAGGAGATCGAAATTCTCAACCCGGCCAAAACACCGCCGTTTGTCATTCAAGACCAGGTGGACGTGGACGAACCGGTACGGCTCAAATATCGGTATCTCGATCTTCGGCGGCCGGTGATGCAGCAAGCGATGATCCTTCGTCACCGTGCGATGCAGGTGGTGCGCCGTTTCCTGGACGAGCGCGGTTTCATCGAAGTGGAAACGCCCATATTGACCAAAAGTACACCGGAAGGCGCACGCGACTATCTGGTCCCGAGCCGGGTACATCCTGGTGAATTCTATGCGTTGCCCCAATCACCTCAATTATTCAAACAGCTCTTGATGGTGGCGGGGATGGAGCGGTACTTCCAGATCGCCCGCTGTTTCCGAGATGAGGACCTGCGGGCGGACCGGCAGCCCGAATTTACTCAGATTGACATCGAAGCGTCGTTCCTGCCGAAAGAAGCCTTCCTGGAGATGATGGAAGAGATGGTGGCGACGCTGTTCCGTGAAACGATCGGAGTGGAGGTGGAACGCCCCTTCCCGCGGATCACCTATCGGGAGGCGATGGAGAAATACGGTTCGGACAAACCGGACTTGCGCTTTGGGATGGAACTCGTCGACTTGTCGGATATCGTAAGAAACAGCGGATTCAAGGTGTTTTCCTCCACCGTGGCGGCAGGCGGCCAGGTCAAAGCGATCAATGTCAAAGGATGTGCGGGCTGGAGTCGCAAGGAGATCGACAGCTGGGGCGAAACGGCGCAACAGCTGGGAGCCAAGGGTCTTGCCTGGCTGGCGGTAAAAGAGGAAGGACGCAAAGGTCCTGTCGCCAAATTCCTGAGCGAGGATGAATGGGACCGTATTCGCGAGGCGACCAAAACGGAAAAGGGGGACTTGCTCCTGTTCGTGGCCGACCGGCCAGAGGTGGTGGCCCAGGTATTGGGCGAATTACGGCTGAAGCTGGGCAAACATCTGAACTTGATCGACCCGAACGTATACCGGTTCGCGTGGATCACCGAATTTCCGTTGTTGGAATATGACGAGGAAACAAAACGGTATTACGCGATGCACCATCCTTTCACCATGCCGGTGGAAGAGGACATTCCGTTGTTGAAAACCGACCCGGGTCGCGTTCGAGCGCAAGCGTATGACATGGTGCTCAACGGATATGAAATCGGCGGGGGCAGCCAACGGATCCACCGTCGGGAAGTACAGGAGGCCATGTTTGAAGCGTTGGGTCTGTCTATGGAAGAAGCGCGGGAAAAATTCGGTTTCTTGCTGGAAGCCTTTGAATATGGGGCACCGCCTCATGGCGGCATCGCATTCGGATTTGATCGTTTGGTGATGCTGTTAGCGGGTCGGAGCAACCTGCGGGATTGCATCGCTTTCCCGAAAACGGCCAGTGCCAGCTGCTTGATGACAGAAGCACCTTCTCCGGTCGATGAACGGCAATTGGAGGAATTGCACATCACGGTGCGGGAAGAAGCGACCCAAAAGGCAGAGTAG